The Macadamia integrifolia cultivar HAES 741 chromosome 3, SCU_Mint_v3, whole genome shotgun sequence genome segment GATCTGCATTCTCCTTCTCAGGTGTGTTCCTTccgtttcttctttttctttaacgTTTCTGTTCTTATTTTCTGCTACCTGCGATATCCTTTGGCTGGGCATGAACTAATAGAAATCGTTGGATTCTATTCCTTTGAACCTGATTTTTTGGGAGTCTGCTCAGGGCGACTTGAACTCCAGTCCATTGGCCTTTAATATCATCCTTGCTGTGAAATCACAATCTGCAACTGAATCTGGTTTCCTTCTTTCTGCCAACCTCTGTTTGCAGGACATGTTATTGTCTCAGTGTGTGACCTTTAGGATTACCATTAATTGATCTAAAGAGAATATGGTGCTCAGAACCCATGCATAGAATTTCAATCTAAAAAGGTGATtgtacaagaaagaaatttctcCTGAAGTCGAACCAGTTCAGTGCTGGTTCTGGTTCACCACGAACTTGAAGGTGACTCAAACTCCTTGAAATTGCATACAAGGACAGTTCAAATTAAATGTTAAAGGCCCTTCCAAGCTGAGTTCTTGAATTGATTTATCTTCTCTAACTCCATTCACTATTCTCCAATGCATAACAGGTCAAAATTCTGAACTTTATCACCCTGCAATAGTGCGATTTCTAAATTCTGTTATTCAGTTTCAGTTCTAAGTTTCTGTTAATTCTAGCCCAGGTTGTTGAGAAAAGCCTTGATTAACCAGCTGAAAACTGCCATTGATTGTCTTGACTACTTGATAAAATCGACTTCTGTCTTTGTTCAGTTTCTCCGTCGATTTTCAGAATCCTACTTCAAGACAACTTTTCAAAATCTGAGTTTCTGAACATCAAATCTTATTTAAATTATTCTGGTTGTTGTATCCTGCTTAATCATcatctaaaatattttttggccCTAAAACCTGTGCATCAATATCTCAATTTATCAGGGTTTCAAGTttcctagttgaagtaggacAACAGGACAACTCCATATCTTAAAATCTGATCATCATATTTTAATCAAAGCTTGCTGAGCTATTTCCCCTTCCTAATAGACCACTCGATCAGGGTTGTGGACAAATCAGATCAGTCTTTATCAAGTTATTGATACTTCTCCAAATCTGGTTACTGTTCATTACCTGCGGTACTGGATTTTCTCAAGGTTTTCTGATATCAGGTGGTTAGGTGGCTAGAAAGCCACTAATACCTCTTAATTTGCAAGTAGAAAAAAACATCCTTATTTTCAACCACGAAtcaatttcataaataaattaaaaaaaaatatgaaaaaaaaagaacttgcaaAGTCATCAACTTTCCGATCTGTCCCTAATGGTTCTTCAACACCAATATTAGTTTCTACATAGCTACAACTACAGACGTGGTAATTTAAATTGCAATTCATTTGCTTCTCAGTGCAAAAGATatagaattataaaaataaataaaacacaaataaaaaccctaagaaaaggaaaagagatagCTTAATTCATACCTAAACAGATCCGACTATGATGTTGTTGATGGGGATGAAGATTAGCTTTACGAAGAACCCAACGAATCCCATCACAACGAAGCCGACAGCCGTACGAAACGCGACCTTCGTGAATTCTACATCCAACAATGAAAATTTCCAGAAAATCGTAACCCAATCCCAAGATCCAGTCAAAAAACGAACATATAAACAACAAATCTACAAAAGAACGACACAAAAATGGGGAAGGGGCAATCGAAGAAGAAATCAGGAACGGGAATTTTACCTTTCCGATCGGGCTTGTGGCAACGCTTGACGAGGCGAACACTATCCTTAGCGAACTCCCTCAATGGATCGACGACGGAATCTAGGGCATCCATGTCTGAGATCTTCCTTCGATCTCTCCTTTCTTTAAACTACTTTTCCTCCgagagaggaaagagacacAGCTCTGATATTTCGTTCGAAAGGAGGACGAAAATTTTGCGAAACCAAGATAGCTTAGCATGATAAAATGCTATTTAATAGGGATAGCAAGGGGTCGGGTTCACCCAGATTCGAAACCGAACCGGAATCATACGTCATCAATCCAAATTTTCAAGCGAAAAAAACtcctaggctgtgtttggtagccaagaaaagaaataaagtgcacattttgtacttttttctttgggttaagaatttttctttgtactttatatgtcttcacccaaaaaagattctccttttcaaattcaaaattcctcttgagaattgtgatatttttttttgctcccccaaaaaatatcttgccaaaaacacaagaaaacataaaacaaaaaatgaatgattacacaatgatttcctatatgTCTATCTGT includes the following:
- the LOC122073064 gene encoding protein transport protein Sec61 subunit gamma, with the protein product MDALDSVVDPLREFAKDSVRLVKRCHKPDRKEFTKVAFRTAVGFVVMGFVGFFVKLIFIPINNIIVGSV